GCTTGGTAGGTGGAGGCTTTGTAGTTATCCTATATATCTGGCTACTGATTAGGGCAGGCCGTATTGCGCAAAAAACAAAAGGGAATTTTGCGACTTTCCTGGTCATGGGAATTACCTTAATGCTGGTTTCTCAGGCAATAATAAACATGTGTGTGGCAGTTGGTTTATTCCCTGTAACCGGACAACCTTTACCACTTATCAGTAAGGGAGGAACCTCTACACTAATCAATTGTGTATATGTAGGGATGATATTAAGTGTAAGCCGGTATACAGCAAAGCTGGAAGAGAATGAGAGTTTAAATAGCCAGGCAAAGGTAGAAGATACCAGTATAAATAAGGATGAGATTATAGCTGAAGAAAGTTTAGCTTAAAGACGATTTAAAAAAAAGTTTTATTCATATATTTGTTGGATAATCAACAATATTGAGATTATGGAAGAGAAATTACGAATTATAATTAGCGGAGGAGGAACGGGAGGACACATCTTTCCGGCTGTATCTATAGCCAATGCAATAAAGGAACAGCATCCTGAAGCAGAAATTCTCTTTGTTGGTGCTGAAGGAAGAATGGAAATGCAACGGGTTCCCGCTGCAGGATATGAAATAAAAGGTTTACCCATTTGCGGGTTTGACCGGAAGAACTTACTTAAAAACGTTGTAGTTCTTTGTAAATTAGCCCAAAGCCAACTTAAAGCATATAGTATCATTAAACAATTCAAACCTCATGCCGCTGTAGGCGTAGGTGGATATGCAAGCGGGCCTACATTGAAAATGGCAGGAATGATGGGTGTGCCAACTCTGATTCAGGAACAGAATTCTTATGCTGGCGTAACTAATAAGTTACTGGCAAAAAAAGCAAAGAAAATTTGTGTTGCCTATGGCGGCATGGAGAAATTCTTTGAGAAAGAGAAAATTATATTAACCGGAAACCCGGTACGTCAAGGTCTTGTAAACAATAAAATTACTCGTGAAGAGGGCATTAACTTCTTTAACCTGGATCCGGCAAAAAAAACAATTCTGGTTATCGGAGGTAGTTTAGGTGCTCGTACCATCAATCAATGTATAATGAAGAATCTGAAGAAAATTAAGGATTCGGAGGTACAGTTTGTATGGCAAACCGGAAAGATCTATTACGAGCAAGCTTTGCAGAAAATAGAAAAGGCTGGTAAGCTACCGCTTTTCGTTACAGATTTCATCTCGAGCATGGAGCATGCCTATGCTGCAGCTGATTTGGTAATATCACGTGCCGGTGCCGGATCTATTTCAGAATTCTGTTTGCTTGGCAAACCTGTGATTCTGGTTCCATCACCAAATGTTGCTGAAGATCATCAGACCAAAAATGCCTTGGCTTTAGTTGATAAATCAGCTGCTTTATATGTTAAAGACAGCGAGGCTGAAGAAAAACTAGTGGAAACAGCAATTGACACTATTCATAAAGAGGCTATTTTAGAAGACCTGAGTATAAACATAAAAAAACTTGCTTTCACCAACTCGGCAAGTATTATTGCAGAAGAAGTTTATAAGTTGGCAAATGAATACAGACATAAACATGGAAATTAATCAAATAAAATCCGTCTACTTTATCGGTGCCGGCGGTATAGGTATGAGTTCATTGGTACGTTATTTTCTTTCTAAAGGAAAGAATGTGGCTGGTTATGACCGCACTCCCAGCGAACTTACTGAAAAACTTATTGAAGAAGGAGCAAAAATACATTATACAGAAGATATAAAACTGATTCCAGAAGAATGTCTGGACAAAAGTTCTACTCTTGTTGTTCTCACTCCGGCTATTCCAAAAGAACACGCAGAACTAAACTTCTTTATTGACGGTAACTTTGAAATTCAAAAGCGTGCTCAGGTTTTGGGAACAATTACCAAAGCAAGCAAAGGATTGTGTGTAGCAGGAACACATGGAAAGACAACAACTTCAACAATGACAGCTCACATCCTGCATCAGTCAAAGGTGGACTGCACAGCTTTCCTTGGTGGTATTGCAAAAAACTACGAAAGTAACCTTATCCTTTCTGATAAAAGTGACTTCACAGTAATTGAAGCTGACGAGTTCGATCGCTCATTTCACTGGTTGAGCCCATATATGTCTGTTATCACCTCAACAGATCCTGATCACTTGGATATTTACGGAACTGAAGAAGCTTATCTTGAAAGTTTTGAGAAGTATACTACATTAATTCAGCCGGCTGGTTGCCTGATTATCCGTAAAGGAATCTCTTTACAACCTAAAGTACAAGACGGTGTTAAGGTCTATACTTACTCTAAAGAGGAAGGAGACTTCCACGCTGAAAACATTCGCATTGGCAATGGAGAAATTTTCTTCGATTTTGTAACTCCGGAAGAGGTTATTAAAGACGTTCAGTTAGGCGTTCCAGTGAGTATCAATATTGAAAACGGAGTTGCTGCAATGGCTTTATGCTGGCTCAACGGTGTAACGGCAGATGAAATAAAGAGTGGAATGGCTAGTTTCAGCGGTGTAGACAGACGTTTTGATTTCAAAATCAAGAATGATAAAGTTGTCTTTCTAAGCGACTATGCTCACCATCCTTCAGAAATTAAACAAAGCATAATCTCTATACGGGATTTGTACGAAGATAAAAAGATTACCGGAATATTCCAGCCTCACTTGTATACCCGTACACGTGACTTCTACAAAGATTTTGCAGACAGTCTCTCGTTACTGGATGAAGTTATCTTACTTGATATCTATCCTGCTCGTGAGCTACCTATTAAGGGTGTTACCAGCAAACTGATTTTCGATAATCTACGCCAAGGGATGGAAAAAAGTATGTGCTCTAAAGAAAACATTTTAGATGTTTTAAAAGACAAAAAGATAGAAGTTCTTATGACACTTGGTGCGGGTGATATTGAAGACTATGCTACAGACATTCAAAAATTACTAATAAACAGATGATTAAGAAAATTCTGCTGCTGATCGTTCTACTGCTGGTTATCGCTTATCTCGTTACTGCGATAACTGCTTTCAATAACAAATCTGACAAACAGACTTGTAAGAATATTGAATTGATTATTGAAGATAGTGTCAATGCAGGATTTATCACAGAAAACGAAATTGCCTCTTTACTAAAAAAAGAAGGTGCTTATCCTGTAGGGAAAAAGATGGATAAAATTCAGACCAGAAAGCTTGAAAGAATGCTAACAAGGCATCCTTTAATAGAAAGGGCTGAATGCTACAAAACTCCCGGAGGTAAAATCTGCATGGAAATATCTCAGCGCCTTCCTATTCTTAGGGTGATGAACTACAAAGGAGAAAGTTTCTATCTGGACAATCAAGGAAAAATAATCCCTCCTGAAGCAAATTGCACTGCTCATTTAGCTATTGTTACAGGATATGCAGAAAAGTCATTCGCAATGAGGAATTTATATAAGTTTGGCGTATTTTTGCAGAATGATAAGTTTTGGAATGCTGAGATTGAACAAATTAATGTCACCCCAACCAGAGAAATTGAGTTAATCCCCCGAGTTGGAGATCATATTGTATTCCTTGGAAAAATTGATAATTTTGAAGAAAAACTGGCAAGACTGAAGATCTTTTATGAAAAAGCTCTGAATAATGTTGGATGGAATAAATATGAACGTATTAGTTTAGAGTTTAGCAACCAAATTATTTGTACGAAAAAGGGAGAAGCTTGCGCAAAAATTGAAGAAACTAATAAGCCTGCTGAAACAACCATTGAGAAGAAGGACGAAAAGAAACCTCCTCTACTGGAGAATTAGCACTCAATAAATTAGAATAATATGGCAGAAACAGATTTTATCGTAGCTATAGAGCTGGGATCATCCAAGATCACCGGTATAGCAGGAAGAAAAGAGAGTGACGGTAGTATTCAGATCCTAGCTTATGCAAAGGAAGAATCATCTTCATTTATCAGAAAAGGAGTAATCTATAACATAGATAAAACAGCTCAAAGCCTAACCTCTATCATTAATAAGTTAGAGGATGCATTACATAATTCAATATCAAAAGTATATGTAGGCATCGGCGGACAATCAATCCGTACGGTGAAAAATATAGTAAACCGCCATTTAGCCAACGAAGAGATTATCACTCAGGAACTGGTTGATTCCATCATCGATGAGAATATTCAAATTCCATTGTCTGATATGGATATACTGGATGTTGTTCCTCAGGAATACAAGATCGGTATCAATCTCCAGGTTGATCCTGTGGGTGTACTTGGCAGCAATATCGAAGGACGATTCCTGAATATTGTAGCTCGTTCATCAATAAAGAAGAACCTTCTACGTTGTTTCGAGCTGGCAAAAATCGATGTCGCTGAATATTTTATTTCACCTCTAGCAACAGCAGATGTGATTCTCACCGATAGCGAAAAGCGCACAGGATGTGCTTTTGTAGACTTTGGTGCAGATACAACAACTGTAGCAATCTATAAAAATAATATCCTTCGTTACCTCTCTGTTCTGCCATTGGGAGGTAATAATATTACCCGTGATATTTGCGTATTGCAAATGGAAGAAGAAGAGGCCGAAAACCTGAAAATAAAATATGGTGATGCTACTCTTGAATTTATCGATGAAAATGGTCCTAAGACTTATCAGTTAAATGATGAAAAGCGCACTATTGATCGAAAGATTTTCAACGAAATCATTGAAGCACGGTTAGAAGAGATTATAGCTAATGTGTGGAACCAGATTGAAATTTCAGGCTATCAGGGAGATTTAATGGCTGGAATGGTTATTACCGGTGGTGGTTCAAATCTAAAGAATCTGGATGAAGCTATCAGAACCAGGACTAAGATAAACGCTGTAAAAATAGCTAAGTTTGTTCGTAACGGAATCAGAGCTGAGGGGCCAGAATTATTAAGAAAAGACGGAACTCAAAATACCATTATCGGCTTACTGAATGCCGGAAAAGAAAACTGCTGCCTAGTTGAAGCGGTTAAACCGGTTGAAGCTCCTGTTAAAACAGAAACACCTCAGGAACAGACTCTTTTCTCATACGATGATACAGAAGAGGAAAATGTGAAAGAAAGAAGCGAAGAAGAAAGAAGGATAAGAGAAGAGGAAAGAAAGAAGAGAGAAGAGGAAGAAATTGAGCGCAAAAGGCTTGAGAAAGAGCGGAAGAGAAAAGAAAAGGAAGAAAAAGAGAGAAGAAAGAGAGAAAAAGGTCCTAGTAAGTTCAAAACAATGTTTGAGAAACTTACAACAGACATTTTCAGCGATGATGAAGAAAAATAAGATTAGCAATATAGTAATACATCACATAAATAACAGATAGTTATGACAGACGAGATAATGCCATTTGAATTCCCTACAGACACCCCAAGTATAATAAAGGTGATTGGTGTGGGCGGCGGCGGCGGAAATGCTGTTAATCACATGTACAAAGAAGGTATACATGATGTAACATTCGTTCTGTGCAACACAGATAACCAGGCACTTGCTGAATCTCCGGTTCCTGTTAAACTGCAACTGGGACGTTCAATAACTGAAGGTCTGGGAGCGGGCAACAAACCTGAACGTGCCTCTGCAGCTGCTGAAGAAAGTATCGAAGATATTAAAGCACTTCTGAGTGATGGCACCAAAATGGTTTTCATTACAGCTGGAATGGGTGGAGGAACCGGAACCGGTGCTGCTCCTGTCATTGCAAAAACAGCTAAGGAGATGGATATCCTTACCGTAGGTATAGTAACTATCCCTTTCCTTTTCGAAGGAGAAAAGAAAATTATCCAGGCTCTTGATGGTGTGGAACAAATCAGCAGACATGTTGATGCCTTGCTTGTTATCAATAATGAGCGTTTAAGGGAAATCTATTCCGATCTGACCTTCATGAATGCGTTCGGCAAAGCTGATGATACGCTTTCAATTGCGGCAAAAAGTATTGCTGAGATTATCACGATGCGAGGTAAAGTAAATCTTGACTTTGCTGATGTAAATACAATCCTTAAGAATGGCGGAGTAGCAATTATGAGTACTGGCCTTGGCGAAGGTGAAAATCGTGTAAGTAAGGCTATTGAGGATGCTCTTCACTCTCCTTTACTCAACAACAACGATATATTTAACGCTAAGAAGGTTCTTCTTAACGTCTCTTTCTGCGAACAATCAGAACTGATGATGGAGGAAATGAACGAAGTTCATGAATTCATGAGCAAGTTCGACAAAGGCGTGGAAGTTATCTGGGGTGTGGCTGTTGACGATGCTCTTGAGAATAAAGTAAAGATTACAGTTCTGGCTACCGGATTTGGTATGACAAATATTCCGGGAATGGATGAAGTAATCAGCAAAAGAACTCAGGAAGAAGAAGAACGTCTGGCACAGTTGGAAGAAAAAGAAGAAGAAAACCGCAGACGTATAGTAATCGCTTATGGTGAAGATGCCCTCAAAGGTGGAGCAAAAGCACATAAGAGACGCCGTCACATCTATCTTTTCAATCCGGAAGATCTGGATAACGAAGAAATTATTTCGGCTGTAGAAACTTGCCCAACTTACCAGCGAGACAAAGCTACATTAGAAAAAATAAAGGCCAAAGCTATTGTAAGTGAAACAATGGTTCTCCCTGAAAAGGAAGATGGCAGTACAATTATAAGTTTTAATTAAAAAAAGATATATTATGGATTTATTTGAAAGAATCAGCGAAGATATCAAGGAGGCTATGAAAGCCAAAGATAAAGTGAAACTGGAAGCACTTAGAAACGTGAAGAAATATTTTATCGAGGCTAAAACAGCTCCGGGAGCTAACGATACCTTATCTGATGAAGCTGGAATAAAAATCATCCAGAAACTTGTTAAGCAAGGAAAAGATTCTGCTGAAATTTTCATCGGTCAGAATCGTCAGGATCTTGCTGATGAAGAATTAGCTCAGGTTAAGGTTATGGAAGTTTACCTTCCTAAGCAAATGAGCCCTGAGGAACTGGAAGCTGCCGTGAAAGCAATTATTGCTGAAACAGGAGCAACAAGTGCCAAGGACATGGGTAAAGTAATGGGTGCAGCATCAAAGAAACTTGCAGGATTGGCAGAAGGACGTGCTATCTCTGCTCTTGTTAAGGAACTGTTGGCATAATACATCTCCTTTTTACAAGATATAAAACTAATAAAGGTGGGTAACTTTCTCAAAGAAGGTTGCCCACCTTTTATTTAAAACAGAAAGCTGCCAACCCTGCACATCCGGGTATACACCTCTCCTCCATCGGGGTGTACCATGCCAATACACCCGGATATACAGTGATCCTCCACCCAGGTGGACAAACAAACCATACTAATCAAATAATTCTTTTAAGACGTCGAGTGATTTCAAAGCCGGAAACTCAGGCAGATGAAGCCGGTAATAATCGATTATTATAAGTAAACAGCGGCTACGCTCTACCCTACTCATTCCAAAAAGATGCATTGTATCAAAGTTCATACGCATCAGTTTTACCAGTCTTGAAGCTTCATCGGGCTGAATAAACGAATTGTGGAATGGTTTTCTTGTGGTAAAGCACGCATTCTGCAAATCGAAATAATCACCATCATGATAATCCTCCAGATTAGGATAAAGTCCCAGAAAGCGGGATAAACGCATAAGAAAGACTAAATGAAAATTGGCAAAACCACTTTTTTGTTCATCCAGCCATTGAATGGAATAGACCAGATAAGCAAACAAAGGACGATTCTCTGTCTCCTCACGAACCGCCCGATAAAGAAACTCTGCAATAAAAAGAGCAATGGCCGATTTATAAGGATCATATGGTAGTGAAGAGAAAGGATAATAAGATTTAGCCTCCTTCACACGATGAAGAGAAGAAGTGGGGCGATAATCAGCTTCCAGTTCTATTATTGAAAGAGGCTGAAAGAGCACTGACTTTACTGCCGATTTCTTAGAACGGGGCAGATTTACTAAAAAAGAAGCCCGTCCTGACAACTCGGTATAGATCTCTACAATGTTAGAAGTATCATTGTATTTTGTTGAATGAAGAACAACCCCAATGTTTTTTTGTAGCATAATTAACTCCTGCCCTCTTACTTTTTATATAATAAACAAAGCTACAAAAAAAGAATATAACCGCAAATTTATAGTTTGGATATGATTGAACAGAAAAAAAATAAAAAAAAATTTCTATTATTATTCCACTGATAATCAAAGAGTAAAAAGCCAAAATATGAACATTTCACCAAAACCATCTAAATTTTTTTGCTGGAATATTTTGCTATTCCAAAAATACCACCTATCTTTGCACCGCAATCAGGAAATAAAGCGATTGCAAAAACAGAAATGTTGACCACAATGGCCCGTTCGTCTATCGGTTAGGACGTTAGATTTTCATTCTAGAAAGGGGGGTTCGACTCCCCCACGGGCTACAAAGTTAAAAGTATAAATTCAAAGAATTAATAGATTAGTCGCAAAAAAATGGCAAATCACAAATCATCAATCAAGAGAATTAGACAAGCTGAAACTAAAAGACTTCATAACAGATACTATGGTAAGACCATGAGAAACGCTGTTAGAAAGCTTCGTTCTACTTCAGACAAATCAGAAGCTACAGCAATGTATCCTGGTATCACTAAAATATTAGACAAGTTAGCAAAAACAAACATTATTCATAAGAATAAGGCGAATAACTTGAAGTCTAAGTTGGCTATTTACATCAACAAGCTTGCTTAATACAGAGAATTAAAAGAACATTCTTTATATATTAAGGTCGGATTATTTAATCCGGCCTTTTCTGTTTATACCTACACCATATAGGAGTAAATAAAAAAGCGTAAAGAGGTGAAAATTAGGCAAATTAAAGTGTCCCGAACCAATAAAATTCACTATATTTGCTTTGTTTAAATAATTACATATTAAATATGACTGAAGAACAAATAGCGAATAATGATTCAATGTATTCCGCGGACAGTATTCAGGTACTTGAAGGGTTGGAAGCTGTTAGAAAGCGCCCTGCGATGTACATTGGAGACACTGGTTTAAAAGGCTTACACCATTTAGTATATGAGGTTGTTGATAACTCAATCGACGAAGCCTTGGCAGGCTATTGTGACCACATAGAAGTTTGCATCAACGAAGACAACTCCGTTACCGTTCAAGATAACGGCCGTGGTATCCCAGTTGATTTTCACGAAAAAGAGCAGAAATCAGCACTTGAAGTTGTTATGACTGTACTTCATGCCGGTGGTAAGTTCGACAAAGGCTCTTACAAAGTATCCGGTGGTTTACACGGTGTGGGTGTATCCTGCGTTAATGCCCTTTCAACCTTATTGGTTGCTCAGGTTGCAAGAAACGGAGAATTATATCAGCAAGAATATTCCTGCGGTATCCCAAAAGAAGCTGTTAGGGTTGTAGGAACAACAGACAAGACCGGAACACGCGTTACTTTCCACCCCGATGGATCTATCTTTACTGTAACAGAATACAAATATGATATCCTTGCAACCCGTATGCGTGAACTTGCATACCTGAATGCAGGACTGACTATCACGCTAACAGATAACCGTGTTAAGAACGAAGACGGAAGTTTCAAACATGAGACTTTCCATTCTGAAGAAGGTTTGAAGGAATTTGTTCGTTTTGTAGACTCTTCACGTGAAAGACTTATCAATGATGTAATCTACATCAACACAGAAAAGCAAGGTACTCCTGTAGAAGTGGCTATCATGTATAACACTTCCTACACAGAGAACATCCACTCGTATGTTAATAACATCAACACAATAGAAGGCGGTACTCATCTTGCCGGTTTCCGTCGTGCGCTGACCCGTACACTAAAGAAATACGCTGAAGACTCCAAAATGTTGGAGAAAGTAAAAGTTGAAATAGCCGGAGATGACTTCCGCGAAGGATTAACTGCCGTTATCTCTATCAAAGTACAAGAGCCTCAGTTCGAAGGACAGACCAAGACTAAGTTAGGTAATAACGAAGTAATGGGTGCCGTAGATCAGGCTGTGGGTGAAGCTCTGAATAATTATCTTGAAGAGCATCCAAAAGAAGCCAAAATGATTGTGGACAAGGTTATTCTTGCTGCAACTGCCCGCCATGCTGCTCGCAAAGCGCGTGAAATGGTACAAAGGAAATCGCCTCTTTCTGGTGGTGGACTTCCAGGTAAACTAGCCGACTGCTCTGATAAAGATCCTGATAGGTGTGAGATCTTCCTTGTCGAGGGAGATTCTGCAGGGGGTACAGCCAAGCAAGGCCGTAACCGTGCATTTCAGGCTATTTTACCGCTTCGTGGTAAGATTCTGAATGTAGAGAAGGCAATGCGTCATAAAGCTTACGAAAGTGAGGAAATACGTAATATCTACACCGCTCTGGGAGTAACTATCGGAACAGAAGACGATACACAGGAAGCAAATATTGCAAAACTACGTTACAAGAAGATTATTATCATGACCGATGCCGACGTCGATGGTTCTCACATCGACACCCTTATCATGACTTTCTTCTTCCGTTTTATGCCACAGATTATCCAGAACGGATATCTTTATATTGCCAATCCTCCATTATACTTGTGTAAGAAAGGAAAAGTTGAAGACTATTGCTGGACAGAAGCTCAACGCCAGAAGTTTATTGAAACTTACGGTGGTGGTTCTGAGAATGCTATTCACACTCAACGATACAAGGGTTTGGGTGAAATGAATGCTCTACAGCTTTGGGACACAACAATGGACCCTGAGAACCGTACTTTACGTCAGGTGAATATTGAAAATGCAGCCGAAGCCGACTATATTTTCTCTATGCTGATGGGTGAAGATGTAGGTCCTCGTAGAGAGTTTATCGAAGAAAACGCAACTTATGCTAATATTGACGCATAATTGTTCATCATGCTAAAAAAGAGAGAGGCTATTCCGTTTGGAATAGCCTCTCTCTTTTTATAGCAAGTTTATCTCTAATTATCCAACTCAGCCACTTCAGCTTTGCATCTTTTCCACGAAAAGATCAATAGCCTGTTCATTGATATTGAAAACAGAAGAAGTAGTCTTCATTAGTTTTTTAACCACAAACTTATCAATGAAATTCATTTTTTCAAGAATAAGTTCACCGCCCATAAACCCTCTGACTTTAGAGTGACGAAGCAACTCCTCGGGAAAAGAACGATCCATCTCCTCCTGCTGTTTCACAGAATCAGGCTCCATTCCACAAAGGAAAAGGCCCACTTCTCTGACAGCGAACAAGGACACATGATTGACAGAAAGGAACTCCTTAAACTTCTTCTTCGCAGTGCCTGTATAAACAGAGCTACCCACAATGATGCGTTCGTAGAAAGAAAGATCAGGCGATTGATCCTCATTTAAATCAATCATTGTAACCTCATCATCAGTCAAACGAGCCCCTATCATTCCGGCAACCTTCTTTGTGGTACCGTATTTAGAAAGATAGATAATAGCCGTTTTCATAATTGCACTTTATTTTAGAATCAGATCAGTCCTCTGTCCTTCAGTTCTTCAGCCGCAATTTCAAGCTCTGTGTACCATTCCTCTCCGAATTTACGGATAAGCGGTTCTTTCAGGAACTTGTAAACCGGCACATCCTCCTTTTCTCCAAGAAGAACAGCCGCCTTGCATACACTCCAACGATGATAATTCACCGCTCTGAACTCGGAATAGTTCTGCACACGGATTGGATAAAGATGGCAGGAAACAGGTTTGTAGAAGTCTACTTTCCCATCACGATAAGCCTTTTCGATGGCGCAATAGCAACATCCTTTCTCATCATAACAAGTAAAAACACAATCTTTTCCATTTACAATGGAAGTAACCAGATCTCCGTCCTCGTCTTTATAGCAAACGCCCTGCTTTTCTATTACAGCCTGAGCCTCAGGAGAAAGGTCCTTCCAGATAACCGGAAGGACTTTCTTTAGTTGTTCTACCTCTGACTCTTCCAATGGCGCACCAGCATCCCCTTCTATACAACACTCACCTTTACAGGCATCAAGGTTGCACAGGAATTTCTCCTTAAAAACATCCAGGCTGATGATGGTATCGTCTATTTGAATCATTTGTATATTATTTAATAAGTACGCTACCAGTCATTTCTTTTGGTGCATCCAATCCAATGATATTCAGGATAGTTGGAGCAACATCAGCCAAACGACCATCAGATACTTGCGCATCTTTGTTTTCTGTAACATAGATACATGGAACAGGATTCAAAGAGTGAGCAGTATTGGCAGAACCATCTTCGTTTACAGCGTTGTCAGCATTACCGTGGTCGGCAATGATAATTGCTTCGTAACCGTTAGCCTTAGCAGCTTCAATAGTTTCTTTCACGCAATTATCTACAGCAGTAACAGCTTTCTGGATAGCTTCGTAAACACCAGTGTGACCTACCATATCACCGTTAGCGTAGTTAACTACGATAAAATCGAATTTATTCTTGTTAATTTCGGCAACCAAAGCATCTTTCACCTCGTAAGCGCTCATTTCCGGTTTCAAGTCGTAAGTAGCCACTTTCGGAGAGTTAATCAATACACGCTCTTCACCTTCAAACGGAGTTTCGCGTCCACCATTAAAGAAGAAAGTAACGTGAGCATATTTCTCAGTTTCAGCAATGTGAAGCTGAGTCTTCTTCTGAGAAGAAAGATATTCACCCAAAGTATTCTGAACGTTGTCCTTGTCGAACAAGATATGAACACCCTTGAAAGAAGAATCATAAGGAGTCATACAATAATATTGCAATCCTGGTACAGTCTTCATTCCAGCTTCAGGCATATCCTGTTGAGTAAGCACTGCAGTAAGTTCCTTAGCACGGTCATTACGGTAGTTGAAGAAGATAACTACATCACCTTCCTTGATTCTTCCGTCAACGCCAGCATTAACGATTGGTTTGATGAACTCGTCAGTAACGTCAGCATCGTAAGATTCCTGCATAGCAGAAACCATGCAATCAGCCTTCTTACCTGTTGCGTTAACCAACAAATCATAAGCCTCTTTCACACGTTCCCAACGTTTGTCGCGGTCCATTGCATAATAACGGCCAATGATTGTAGCAATCTTAGCTGTAGTCTTCTTGCATTGAGCATCCAGTTGTACAATAAAACCTTTACCACTTCTTGGGTCAGTATCACGACCATCCATGAAACAGTGGATAAATGTATTTTCAATAGCATATTCTTTTGCTATTTCAGTCAATTTGAAAAGGTGATCAAGAGAACTGTGCACACCACCGTCTGAAGTCAGCCCCATAAGGTGAACAGACTTACCGTTCTCCTTTGCATAAGTAAAAGCAGCAACCACTTCAGGATTCTGCATAATTGTATTTTCACGGCAAGCCTTGTTGATTTTTACCAAATCCTGGTAAACAACGCGTCCTGCGCCAATATTTAAGTGACCCACTTCAGAGTTACCCATCTGTCCGTCGGGCAATCCAACGTTCTCACCACTAGCTTCCAGGCGAGAGTTTGGGTATGTTTTTACTAAATAATCCCAGTAAGGAGTGGGAGTGTTAAAGATAACATCTGCATTTGATTGGTTTCCAATTCCCCAACCATCAAGAATCATTAAAAGGGCTTTCTTGCTCATAATATTAATTATTTTAATTACTATCAGTTTTCGGGCGCAAAGGTACGAAAAAAAGCAATTAAGTGGTGAGTTTTAGTACTCATTCACATTATAATACAAGAAAAGGATAAATGAGGTATATATTCCTTAGAAAGAGTAGCCTGATAAAATAATTAGAGGCAACTAAAATAGATATTTAGTTGAAGAACCTCGTTGATAATTCTCATTCTGCACTTCCTAGTTCATTACACTGATATTATCATTATAACATGGAATACTGCCATTGGATGACTCATTGTAATACAAGGCCTCACTAAAACGGCCATTGGCTGTACTAATACTTTTCAGCCAGCTTCTTATATTATATGCATAATTAG
This genomic interval from uncultured Bacteroides sp. contains the following:
- the ftsZ gene encoding cell division protein FtsZ, which encodes MTDEIMPFEFPTDTPSIIKVIGVGGGGGNAVNHMYKEGIHDVTFVLCNTDNQALAESPVPVKLQLGRSITEGLGAGNKPERASAAAEESIEDIKALLSDGTKMVFITAGMGGGTGTGAAPVIAKTAKEMDILTVGIVTIPFLFEGEKKIIQALDGVEQISRHVDALLVINNERLREIYSDLTFMNAFGKADDTLSIAAKSIAEIITMRGKVNLDFADVNTILKNGGVAIMSTGLGEGENRVSKAIEDALHSPLLNNNDIFNAKKVLLNVSFCEQSELMMEEMNEVHEFMSKFDKGVEVIWGVAVDDALENKVKITVLATGFGMTNIPGMDEVISKRTQEEEERLAQLEEKEEENRRRIVIAYGEDALKGGAKAHKRRRHIYLFNPEDLDNEEIISAVETCPTYQRDKATLEKIKAKAIVSETMVLPEKEDGSTIISFN
- a CDS encoding GatB/YqeY domain-containing protein; its protein translation is MDLFERISEDIKEAMKAKDKVKLEALRNVKKYFIEAKTAPGANDTLSDEAGIKIIQKLVKQGKDSAEIFIGQNRQDLADEELAQVKVMEVYLPKQMSPEELEAAVKAIIAETGATSAKDMGKVMGAASKKLAGLAEGRAISALVKELLA
- the recO gene encoding DNA repair protein RecO, coding for MLQKNIGVVLHSTKYNDTSNIVEIYTELSGRASFLVNLPRSKKSAVKSVLFQPLSIIELEADYRPTSSLHRVKEAKSYYPFSSLPYDPYKSAIALFIAEFLYRAVREETENRPLFAYLVYSIQWLDEQKSGFANFHLVFLMRLSRFLGLYPNLEDYHDGDYFDLQNACFTTRKPFHNSFIQPDEASRLVKLMRMNFDTMHLFGMSRVERSRCLLIIIDYYRLHLPEFPALKSLDVLKELFD
- the rpsT gene encoding 30S ribosomal protein S20 gives rise to the protein MANHKSSIKRIRQAETKRLHNRYYGKTMRNAVRKLRSTSDKSEATAMYPGITKILDKLAKTNIIHKNKANNLKSKLAIYINKLA
- the gyrB gene encoding DNA topoisomerase (ATP-hydrolyzing) subunit B, encoding MTEEQIANNDSMYSADSIQVLEGLEAVRKRPAMYIGDTGLKGLHHLVYEVVDNSIDEALAGYCDHIEVCINEDNSVTVQDNGRGIPVDFHEKEQKSALEVVMTVLHAGGKFDKGSYKVSGGLHGVGVSCVNALSTLLVAQVARNGELYQQEYSCGIPKEAVRVVGTTDKTGTRVTFHPDGSIFTVTEYKYDILATRMRELAYLNAGLTITLTDNRVKNEDGSFKHETFHSEEGLKEFVRFVDSSRERLINDVIYINTEKQGTPVEVAIMYNTSYTENIHSYVNNINTIEGGTHLAGFRRALTRTLKKYAEDSKMLEKVKVEIAGDDFREGLTAVISIKVQEPQFEGQTKTKLGNNEVMGAVDQAVGEALNNYLEEHPKEAKMIVDKVILAATARHAARKAREMVQRKSPLSGGGLPGKLADCSDKDPDRCEIFLVEGDSAGGTAKQGRNRAFQAILPLRGKILNVEKAMRHKAYESEEIRNIYTALGVTIGTEDDTQEANIAKLRYKKIIIMTDADVDGSHIDTLIMTFFFRFMPQIIQNGYLYIANPPLYLCKKGKVEDYCWTEAQRQKFIETYGGGSENAIHTQRYKGLGEMNALQLWDTTMDPENRTLRQVNIENAAEADYIFSMLMGEDVGPRREFIEENATYANIDA
- a CDS encoding flavodoxin domain-containing protein; translated protein: MKTAIIYLSKYGTTKKVAGMIGARLTDDEVTMIDLNEDQSPDLSFYERIIVGSSVYTGTAKKKFKEFLSVNHVSLFAVREVGLFLCGMEPDSVKQQEEMDRSFPEELLRHSKVRGFMGGELILEKMNFIDKFVVKKLMKTTSSVFNINEQAIDLFVEKMQS